The following proteins are co-located in the Clavibacter capsici genome:
- a CDS encoding acyl-CoA dehydrogenase family protein, protein MSLTPLIGDFYGYESRLGDREKESLADLRAYLEQEVRPHVNGWWARAEFPRHVVGGLAERGFFGMPFPETRRFENSAVFRGWAALELGRVDASIATLVGMQSGLVMGSVAVAGSPEQRAEWLPRFASGEILGSFGLTEPLSGSDSARGLRTVATRRGDEWSITGAKRWIGNGTVSDVTVIWAKDADDGQVKGFLVPNDSPGFRATRIEDKQALRIVQNADIELDGVIVPERNRLQNSRSFADTAAVLRLTRAEVAWAAIGISIGAYEAAVAYTGERQQFGKALGAHQLIQDLLVRSLGNITASIGLVTRASEMVDEGTQSDEHSALAKAYATSRMRETVSWCREAFGGNGIVLDYDVARFFADAEAIYSYEGTREMNTLIVGRAITGHAAFV, encoded by the coding sequence GTGTCCCTCACCCCCCTCATCGGCGACTTCTACGGCTACGAGTCACGGCTCGGCGACAGGGAGAAGGAGTCCCTCGCCGACCTGCGCGCCTACCTCGAGCAGGAGGTGCGCCCCCACGTGAACGGCTGGTGGGCGCGCGCCGAGTTCCCCCGCCACGTGGTCGGCGGCCTCGCCGAGCGCGGCTTCTTCGGCATGCCGTTCCCGGAGACCCGCCGGTTCGAGAACTCGGCCGTCTTCCGCGGGTGGGCCGCCCTGGAGCTCGGGCGCGTCGACGCGAGCATCGCGACGCTCGTCGGGATGCAGAGCGGCCTGGTGATGGGCAGCGTCGCGGTCGCCGGATCCCCCGAGCAGCGCGCCGAGTGGCTGCCGCGCTTCGCGTCCGGCGAGATCCTCGGGTCGTTCGGCCTCACGGAGCCGCTGTCCGGATCCGACTCCGCCCGCGGCCTCCGCACGGTCGCGACCCGCCGCGGCGACGAGTGGAGCATCACGGGCGCCAAGCGCTGGATCGGCAACGGCACCGTCAGCGACGTCACGGTCATCTGGGCCAAGGACGCGGACGACGGCCAGGTCAAGGGCTTCCTCGTCCCCAACGACTCCCCCGGCTTCCGCGCCACCCGGATCGAGGACAAGCAGGCGCTGCGCATCGTGCAGAACGCCGACATCGAGCTCGACGGCGTGATCGTGCCCGAGCGGAACCGCCTCCAGAACTCGCGCTCCTTCGCGGACACGGCCGCCGTGCTCCGCCTCACGCGCGCCGAGGTCGCCTGGGCGGCCATCGGGATCTCGATCGGCGCGTACGAGGCCGCCGTCGCGTACACGGGCGAGCGCCAGCAGTTCGGCAAGGCGCTCGGCGCGCACCAGCTGATCCAGGACCTCCTCGTCCGCAGCCTCGGCAACATCACCGCGTCCATCGGCCTCGTCACGCGCGCGTCCGAGATGGTGGACGAGGGCACGCAGTCGGACGAGCACTCGGCGCTCGCCAAGGCGTACGCCACGAGCCGCATGCGCGAGACCGTGTCCTGGTGCCGGGAGGCCTTCGGCGGCAACGGCATCGTGCTCGACTACGACGTCGCCCGCTTCTTCGCCGACGCGGAGGCCATCTACTCCTACGAGGGCACCCGGGAGATGAACACGCTCATCGTGGGCCGCGCGATCACGGGCCACGCGGCGTTCGTCTGA
- a CDS encoding WhiB family transcriptional regulator produces the protein MALPEYHSGVPDDWFVDPVRLGVPGVRSVDDGNPLAWQADSLCAQTDPEAFFPEKGGSTRDAKKICASCEVRSECLEYALENDERFGIWGGLSERERRKLRKRAV, from the coding sequence ATGGCACTACCTGAGTACCACTCCGGAGTCCCCGACGACTGGTTCGTCGACCCCGTCCGACTCGGGGTCCCGGGCGTCCGCAGCGTCGACGACGGCAACCCGCTCGCCTGGCAGGCCGACTCGCTCTGCGCGCAGACCGACCCCGAGGCGTTCTTCCCCGAGAAGGGCGGATCCACCCGCGACGCGAAGAAGATCTGCGCCTCGTGCGAGGTGCGCAGCGAGTGCCTCGAGTACGCGCTGGAGAACGACGAGCGCTTCGGCATCTGGGGCGGCCTCTCCGAGCGCGAGCGCCGCAAGCTCCGCAAGCGCGCGGTCTGA
- a CDS encoding DUF3499 family protein: protein MTNRPCSRVGCTGGATTTLTYVYADSMAVLGPLSHDSEPHSYDLCDRHAARLSAPQGWQIVRHGVLGEVGFGA, encoded by the coding sequence ATGACGAACAGGCCCTGCTCCCGCGTCGGCTGCACCGGCGGCGCCACGACCACCCTCACCTACGTCTACGCGGACTCCATGGCCGTCCTCGGTCCCCTCAGCCACGACTCCGAGCCCCACAGCTACGACCTGTGCGACCGGCACGCGGCCCGTCTCTCGGCCCCGCAGGGCTGGCAGATCGTCCGGCACGGCGTGCTCGGTGAGGTAGGTTTCGGAGCATGA
- a CDS encoding DUF5719 family protein → MARRDAVRIATRVTTGIVGVAVLGVVVTGALLLPPASDAGTAPSVLVTPVATDQQRVCPGSVLRPPEAEATSTTAAVASGSAATTSGSATSGSAGGGPGVRTSRIQAPDVQGGASTEPSVLAVAGDVDGAPTDLAGASSEVATASDLAGLAAASCAEATADSWLVGGATTTGRTTFVVLDNPSGVSSTVDLAISGEEGAVSAPGASGITVPAGTRRVLSLAGLAPDLASPAVHVRSRGGQVVARLEQSTVRGLLAGGVDWIGPAAAPATALAMTGLRIDSQSAPAAPAAPAEGEGEGAPAEDGGSAPGAGSDPGTDPDRETAVRILVPGSEDADVSVSVAPEEGTDGTGTTFTVQADAGRTTDLPVADLPDGRYSVTVQSSVPVTAAVRSVSGAAEGGATDFAWLPSAEPLTRDALVSVPAGPAPLLHIRNAGDAAASVTARPTDGSEPVVLDVPAGSAASVAVTAGRTYLLEGATGLTATVTLAEPGRSAALPVVPVLPAADPLRVHP, encoded by the coding sequence ATGGCCAGGCGTGACGCCGTGCGCATCGCGACGCGCGTGACCACCGGGATCGTCGGCGTCGCCGTGCTCGGGGTCGTCGTGACCGGCGCGCTCCTCCTCCCTCCCGCCTCCGACGCGGGCACCGCCCCCTCGGTGCTCGTGACCCCCGTCGCGACCGACCAGCAGCGCGTCTGCCCCGGCTCGGTCCTCCGGCCGCCCGAGGCGGAAGCGACGTCCACCACGGCCGCCGTCGCCTCCGGCAGCGCGGCCACGACGAGCGGATCCGCGACCAGCGGCTCCGCGGGCGGCGGCCCCGGCGTCCGCACCTCGCGGATCCAGGCGCCCGACGTCCAGGGCGGGGCGTCGACCGAGCCCTCGGTGCTCGCCGTCGCGGGCGACGTCGACGGCGCCCCGACCGACCTCGCGGGCGCCTCCTCCGAGGTCGCCACCGCGTCCGACCTCGCGGGCCTCGCGGCGGCTTCGTGCGCCGAGGCCACCGCCGACTCGTGGCTGGTCGGCGGCGCCACCACGACGGGCCGCACCACCTTCGTCGTGCTCGACAACCCGTCCGGCGTCTCCTCGACCGTCGACCTCGCCATCTCGGGCGAGGAGGGGGCCGTGAGCGCGCCCGGGGCGAGCGGCATCACCGTGCCGGCCGGCACCCGCCGCGTGCTCAGCCTCGCGGGCCTCGCGCCGGACCTCGCGTCACCGGCCGTGCACGTCCGGAGCCGCGGCGGCCAGGTCGTCGCGCGCCTCGAGCAGAGCACCGTGCGCGGGCTCCTCGCGGGCGGGGTCGACTGGATCGGCCCGGCCGCCGCGCCCGCCACCGCGCTCGCCATGACGGGCCTCCGCATCGACTCGCAGTCCGCGCCCGCCGCCCCGGCCGCGCCCGCCGAGGGCGAGGGCGAGGGCGCCCCGGCCGAGGACGGCGGCTCGGCGCCCGGAGCGGGATCCGACCCCGGCACCGACCCCGACCGCGAGACGGCCGTGCGGATCCTCGTCCCCGGCTCCGAGGACGCCGACGTGAGCGTCAGCGTCGCCCCCGAGGAGGGCACCGACGGCACCGGCACGACCTTCACGGTGCAGGCCGACGCCGGCCGCACCACCGACCTGCCCGTCGCCGACCTCCCCGACGGCCGCTACTCCGTCACCGTCCAGAGCTCGGTGCCCGTCACGGCCGCCGTGCGCAGCGTGTCCGGCGCGGCCGAGGGCGGGGCGACCGACTTCGCCTGGCTGCCGTCCGCGGAGCCGCTCACGCGCGACGCGCTCGTCTCCGTGCCCGCCGGTCCGGCGCCCCTGCTGCACATCCGGAACGCGGGGGACGCCGCCGCCTCGGTGACCGCGCGGCCCACCGACGGGTCCGAGCCGGTCGTGCTCGACGTGCCCGCCGGATCCGCCGCCTCGGTCGCCGTGACCGCGGGGCGCACCTACCTGCTCGAGGGCGCGACCGGCCTCACGGCGACCGTGACCCTGGCCGAGCCCGGCCGGTCGGCGGCGCTGCCCGTCGTGCCGGTGCTGCCGGCCGCGGACCCGCTGCGCGTCCACCCCTGA
- a CDS encoding metallopeptidase family protein, with amino-acid sequence MPRSRRRGGHVSIRGSWRDRHGRGLRSPVTGPELPVLRTRADLFDEIVASTAEYLRGLWPDELARVSFEVAALPAENSERDGIDRWTVLPDERRVIFYRLPIERLAHLHEDDEHHQRALVEGCVFRAVAELLDKDPWDLAPDRYDPH; translated from the coding sequence ATGCCACGATCGCGCCGCCGGGGAGGCCACGTCTCCATCCGCGGCTCGTGGCGGGATCGGCACGGTCGCGGCCTGCGCTCCCCCGTCACCGGGCCGGAGCTGCCCGTCCTCCGCACGCGCGCCGACCTCTTCGACGAGATCGTCGCGTCCACGGCCGAGTACCTGCGCGGCCTCTGGCCCGACGAGCTCGCGCGCGTGTCGTTCGAGGTCGCCGCCCTGCCCGCGGAGAACAGCGAGCGGGACGGCATCGACCGGTGGACGGTGCTCCCCGACGAGCGCCGCGTCATCTTCTACCGCCTCCCCATCGAGCGCCTCGCGCACCTGCACGAGGACGACGAGCACCACCAGCGGGCGCTCGTGGAGGGCTGCGTCTTCCGCGCGGTCGCCGAGCTGCTCGACAAGGACCCGTGGGACCTGGCGCCCGACAGGTACGACCCGCACTAG
- a CDS encoding phosphomannomutase/phosphoglucomutase has product MTTTAAETLTAIVKTYDVRGLVGSQLTEELVTALGAGFVDELGAAGREIVVGHDMRDSSPSFAQAFARGATARGGDVLLIGLCSTDETYFASGSLDAPAVMFTASHNPATYNGLKFSRAGAQGISLDTGLAAIRDRAIGFLTDGIAPVEPAGEVRERDVLADYAGYLRQLVDLSGIRPLRVVVDAGNGMGGMTVPAVLGTAAGLPELPIEVIPLYFELDGTFPNHEANPLEPANLVDLQKAVVEHGADLGLAFDGDADRCFVVDEKGQAVTPSAVAAIVALREISRVRAQAPQGEVTVLHNLITSRIVPETIEAAGATAVRTRVGHSLIKDQMAATGAVFGGEHSAHYYFRDFWGADNGMLAAMHLLAEFGQTDGLMSDLSARYTPYALSGEINSTVDDVPAAYERIVEAFRGRGEFDEFDGLTVDGPVDADGAFWWFSVRPSNTEPLLRLNVEASTEERMAALRDELLGLIRGA; this is encoded by the coding sequence ATGACGACGACTGCCGCCGAGACGCTGACCGCCATCGTGAAGACCTACGACGTGCGAGGTCTCGTCGGCAGCCAGCTGACCGAGGAGCTCGTCACGGCCCTCGGCGCGGGCTTCGTCGACGAGCTCGGCGCCGCCGGCCGCGAGATCGTCGTCGGCCACGACATGCGCGACTCCTCGCCGTCGTTCGCGCAGGCGTTCGCCCGCGGTGCCACCGCACGCGGCGGGGACGTCCTCCTCATCGGCCTGTGCTCGACCGACGAGACGTACTTCGCCTCCGGATCCCTCGACGCCCCCGCGGTCATGTTCACCGCGAGCCACAACCCGGCCACCTACAACGGCCTCAAGTTCTCCCGCGCGGGCGCCCAGGGCATCAGCCTCGACACGGGCCTCGCCGCCATCCGCGACCGCGCGATCGGCTTCCTCACGGACGGCATCGCGCCCGTTGAGCCCGCGGGCGAGGTGCGCGAGCGCGACGTCCTCGCCGACTACGCCGGCTACCTCCGCCAGCTCGTCGACCTCTCCGGCATCCGCCCGCTGCGCGTCGTCGTGGACGCGGGCAACGGCATGGGCGGCATGACCGTCCCTGCCGTGCTCGGCACCGCGGCCGGCCTCCCCGAGCTGCCCATCGAGGTCATCCCGCTCTACTTCGAGCTCGACGGCACGTTCCCGAACCACGAGGCGAACCCGCTCGAGCCCGCCAACCTGGTCGACCTGCAGAAGGCCGTCGTCGAGCACGGCGCCGACCTCGGCCTCGCGTTCGACGGCGACGCCGACCGCTGCTTCGTGGTGGACGAGAAGGGCCAGGCGGTCACGCCCAGCGCCGTCGCCGCCATCGTCGCGCTCCGCGAGATCTCCCGCGTGAGGGCGCAGGCGCCGCAGGGCGAGGTGACCGTGCTGCACAACCTCATCACCTCGCGCATCGTGCCCGAGACGATCGAGGCGGCGGGCGCCACGGCCGTCCGCACGCGCGTCGGCCACTCGCTCATCAAGGACCAGATGGCCGCCACGGGCGCCGTATTCGGCGGCGAGCACTCCGCCCACTACTACTTCCGCGACTTCTGGGGCGCCGACAACGGCATGCTCGCCGCGATGCACCTGCTCGCCGAGTTCGGCCAGACCGACGGCCTCATGTCCGACCTCTCCGCGCGCTACACGCCGTACGCGCTGTCGGGCGAGATCAACAGCACGGTCGACGACGTGCCCGCCGCGTACGAGCGCATCGTCGAGGCCTTCCGCGGCCGCGGCGAGTTCGACGAGTTCGACGGCCTCACGGTCGACGGCCCGGTCGACGCCGACGGCGCGTTCTGGTGGTTCAGCGTCCGCCCCTCGAACACCGAGCCGCTGCTGCGCCTCAACGTCGAGGCGTCCACCGAGGAGCGCATGGCCGCCCTCCGCGACGAGCTCCTGGGGCTGATCCGCGGAGCCTGA
- the galE gene encoding UDP-glucose 4-epimerase GalE codes for MTWLVTGGAGYIGSHIVSAFARAGIDTVVLDDLSSGHEAFVPEGVPFHRGSVLDRELLARVLGSGDITGVVHVAGYKYAGVSVQRPLHTYEQNVTATAVLLEEMERAGVDRIVFSSSAAVYGTPDVDLVDERTPRAPESPYGESKLIGEWLLRDQGIATGLRHASLRYFNVVGSGEEGYFDTSPHNLFPLVFDALLDGRTPRINGGDYPTPDGTCVRDYIHVVDLAASHVAAARRLDAGEPVEPVYCLGSGAGVSVREIMTAIASATGIAFEPEVRDRRPGDPARIVASGELAARDIDWAMRHTLDDMVRSAWEARQAGSRA; via the coding sequence ATGACATGGTTGGTCACCGGCGGCGCCGGGTACATCGGTTCGCACATCGTCTCCGCGTTCGCGCGGGCGGGCATCGACACGGTCGTCCTCGACGACCTCTCGAGCGGCCACGAGGCGTTCGTCCCCGAGGGCGTGCCGTTCCACCGCGGATCCGTCCTCGACCGCGAGCTGCTGGCCCGCGTCCTCGGGTCGGGCGACATCACGGGCGTCGTCCACGTGGCCGGCTACAAGTACGCCGGCGTCTCCGTGCAGCGCCCCCTCCACACCTACGAGCAGAACGTGACCGCCACGGCCGTGCTCCTCGAGGAGATGGAGCGGGCCGGCGTCGACAGGATCGTGTTCTCGTCGTCCGCCGCCGTCTACGGCACCCCGGACGTCGACCTCGTGGACGAGCGGACGCCGCGCGCGCCCGAGTCCCCCTACGGCGAGTCCAAGCTCATCGGCGAGTGGCTGCTCCGCGACCAGGGCATCGCGACGGGACTGCGCCACGCCTCGCTCCGCTACTTCAACGTCGTGGGATCCGGCGAGGAGGGGTACTTCGACACGAGCCCCCACAACCTCTTCCCGCTGGTCTTCGACGCGCTGCTCGACGGCCGCACGCCGCGGATCAACGGCGGCGACTACCCGACGCCGGACGGCACGTGCGTGCGCGACTACATCCACGTCGTCGACCTGGCCGCGTCCCACGTCGCGGCCGCGCGGCGCCTCGACGCGGGCGAGCCCGTCGAGCCGGTCTACTGCCTCGGCAGCGGCGCGGGGGTCAGCGTCCGCGAGATCATGACGGCCATCGCGTCCGCCACGGGCATCGCGTTCGAGCCGGAGGTGCGCGACCGTCGCCCCGGCGACCCGGCCCGCATCGTCGCGTCCGGCGAGCTCGCCGCGCGGGACATCGACTGGGCCATGCGGCACACGCTGGACGACATGGTCCGGAGCGCGTGGGAGGCCCGCCAGGCCGGCAGCCGCGCCTAG
- a CDS encoding metal-sensitive transcriptional regulator, whose amino-acid sequence MVGYSEGKDDILKRLRRAEGQVRGIERMVESDTYCIDVLTQVSAVTRAMETVALKLLDDHLAHCLAEAAREGGQVADDKVREASAAIARLVRS is encoded by the coding sequence ATGGTCGGGTACAGCGAGGGCAAGGACGACATCCTCAAGCGGCTGCGGCGCGCGGAGGGCCAGGTGCGCGGGATCGAGCGCATGGTCGAGTCCGACACGTACTGCATCGACGTGCTCACGCAGGTCTCCGCCGTCACGCGCGCCATGGAGACCGTCGCCCTCAAGCTGCTCGACGACCACCTCGCCCACTGCCTCGCGGAGGCGGCCCGCGAGGGCGGACAGGTCGCGGACGACAAGGTGCGCGAGGCCTCCGCGGCCATCGCGCGGCTCGTCCGGTCCTGA
- the manA gene encoding mannose-6-phosphate isomerase, class I: protein MFTALANTPRDYAWGSTTAIAELLGREPSGGPEAELWFGAHGGSPTRVVDPATVGGARTLAEWIQQDPATTLGPLADGLRPGDGPGLPFLLKVLAAGGPLSLQAHPDLHRARLGFRDEEDRGIPIDAPHRNYKDPLHKPELVYALSDEFHALCGFRPLAEVRQVFTLLLTLDASGPDSDPAVIRSVLTRLTGSEADVLRDVFAFLMGGGSEVRRLVDRVTLLASLASDRQCREFSTEMRTVRELADAYPGDPGIVTSLLLNRVTLRRGEALYLPAGNIHAYLHGLGIELMAASDNVLRGGLTPKHVDVPELLDVLEFQALPVPYLEPEHAAPGVELYRPDVPDFLLARIAPATRDAVDGDAGASVVTVDGPAIVLCTSGEVTLRGEVSSVVVGRGDAVFVTPDEGRLVVTGEGEAFLATTPAPDSGDSDGDDRDAAAA from the coding sequence GTGTTCACTGCCCTCGCCAACACCCCCCGCGACTACGCCTGGGGGTCGACGACCGCCATCGCCGAGCTGCTCGGCCGGGAGCCGTCGGGAGGGCCGGAGGCCGAGCTGTGGTTCGGCGCGCACGGCGGGTCGCCGACCCGCGTGGTCGACCCGGCGACGGTCGGCGGCGCGCGGACGCTGGCCGAGTGGATCCAGCAGGACCCGGCGACCACGCTCGGCCCGCTCGCGGACGGCCTCCGCCCGGGCGACGGCCCCGGCCTCCCGTTCCTCCTCAAGGTGCTCGCGGCGGGCGGCCCGCTGTCGCTGCAGGCGCACCCCGACCTGCATCGCGCGCGCCTCGGCTTCCGCGACGAGGAGGACCGCGGGATCCCGATCGACGCCCCGCATCGCAACTACAAGGACCCGCTGCACAAGCCCGAGCTGGTCTACGCGCTGAGCGACGAGTTCCACGCGCTCTGCGGCTTCCGCCCGCTCGCGGAGGTGCGGCAGGTCTTCACGCTGCTGCTCACCCTCGACGCGTCCGGGCCCGACTCCGACCCGGCCGTGATCCGGTCCGTCCTCACGCGCCTCACGGGCTCCGAGGCGGACGTCCTGCGGGACGTCTTCGCCTTCCTCATGGGCGGCGGATCCGAGGTGCGCCGCCTCGTCGACCGCGTGACCCTGCTCGCGAGCCTCGCCTCCGACCGGCAGTGCCGCGAGTTCTCGACCGAGATGCGCACGGTGCGGGAGCTCGCCGACGCGTACCCGGGCGACCCCGGCATCGTCACCTCGCTGCTGCTCAACCGCGTGACGCTGCGCCGCGGCGAGGCGCTCTACCTGCCCGCGGGCAACATCCACGCGTACCTGCACGGCCTCGGGATCGAGCTGATGGCCGCGTCCGACAACGTGCTGCGCGGCGGCCTCACGCCGAAGCACGTGGACGTGCCCGAGCTCCTCGACGTGCTCGAGTTCCAGGCGCTGCCCGTGCCGTACCTCGAGCCCGAGCACGCCGCGCCGGGCGTCGAGCTCTACCGCCCGGACGTGCCGGACTTCCTGCTCGCGCGGATCGCCCCGGCCACGCGCGACGCGGTGGACGGCGACGCGGGCGCGAGCGTCGTGACGGTCGACGGGCCGGCGATCGTGCTGTGCACCTCGGGCGAGGTGACGCTCCGCGGCGAGGTCTCGTCGGTCGTCGTCGGCCGCGGCGACGCCGTGTTCGTCACGCCCGACGAGGGCCGGCTCGTCGTCACGGGGGAGGGCGAGGCGTTCCTCGCGACCACGCCGGCGCCCGACTCCGGCGACTCCGACGGGGACGACCGGGACGCCGCCGCCGCGTGA
- a CDS encoding glycosyltransferase family 2 protein produces MQPRVTAILVAHEGAQFLDRTLQALAAQTRRPDQVVAVDLGSRDGSAALLAASEPTRMVQAPARMTFGQAVDQAVRVIPAPEGDHELLWLLSADNAPAPDALERLLAAIEASPSVAVAGPKLMEWEHPGYIHELGSTLTTLGAAVPVVDVELDQAQYDEMSDVLGVAAGGMLVRHRLWDELGGFDDALPVIDDALDLCVRARLAGHRVVVVPAARVASAGDAAPGTAFLGRRTPRHRRRRLRRQAQLHRRLAYAPPAAVPFHWLSLVPLAILRALLQLLRKRPTAAPGEIGAAVRVAVAPGRIRASRRRLAAARTAPWSSIASLRQPLAVGRRRRSLAREQYRVEHMGVSDGVEFLATGGGWTVLAALLVSAVMWLPRLTGSALTGGQLLPLGPGAGALWAQVGIGVRGDGAGPVAPSDPFAYVLAVLGSVTAWDPSLAVLALFVAALPLAALAAWLCAAQLTRNAWLRGLAALAWTLAPTFLVALGDGRLPAVLAHLLLPWLALAVLRAPRSWSASAVAGILMAAVGASAPSLVPAVLVLWLVATIRAGRRAGRLVTIPVPLLALVAPLIAYRVMQGQPLSLLADPAVPAGFTPAAVPGLALGFPTSGLGGWTAVVDGLGLGLPGWVPLVVVAVLVAPLVLGAVVALFLRGSHRAALALGVTVLGFATAVLAARTAVQSTGADVVAVWPGSGLSLLWLGLAGALVLGFATLGRRSVAPGLVAATALVVLALPLVSASVAGSTAVRAAEESALPGLVVAEAATDPAVGTLVLRAGDDGSLAADVERGAGRTLERVSTVDTAIGPLTDTQTRVAELAGNISSRSGLDATDDLRGLGVSYVLLAPPAGAADAALHDRARSALDDDPVFTAVGQTEAGLLWRFVGSEDLQAQVAGPGNLDDPGRVGVLAAQALVFALTLLLAIPTGGLAARSRPLPAYREAVVGPDARPADADEPRPEHDDRGTPAYPDEPTGGSVEEAAFGDIPQAGERRAGDGDAPVADGPDADAGTHDDDRRRTDGQA; encoded by the coding sequence ATGCAGCCACGAGTAACCGCGATCCTCGTCGCCCACGAGGGCGCGCAGTTCCTCGACCGGACCCTCCAGGCCCTCGCCGCGCAGACCCGGCGACCCGACCAGGTGGTCGCGGTCGACCTCGGATCCCGCGACGGATCCGCCGCCCTCCTCGCCGCGTCCGAGCCGACCCGCATGGTCCAGGCGCCCGCGCGGATGACCTTCGGGCAGGCCGTCGACCAGGCCGTGCGCGTCATCCCCGCGCCGGAGGGCGACCACGAGCTCCTCTGGCTGCTCTCGGCCGACAACGCCCCCGCGCCCGACGCCCTCGAGCGCCTGCTCGCCGCGATCGAGGCGTCGCCCAGCGTCGCGGTCGCCGGTCCGAAGCTCATGGAGTGGGAGCACCCCGGCTACATCCACGAGCTCGGGAGCACGCTGACCACGCTCGGTGCGGCCGTCCCCGTCGTCGACGTCGAGCTCGACCAGGCGCAGTACGACGAGATGAGCGACGTGCTCGGCGTGGCCGCGGGCGGCATGCTCGTGCGCCATCGCCTCTGGGACGAGCTCGGCGGCTTCGACGACGCGCTGCCCGTCATCGACGACGCCCTCGACCTCTGCGTCCGCGCCCGCCTCGCCGGCCACCGCGTCGTCGTCGTCCCGGCCGCGCGCGTCGCCTCCGCGGGGGACGCCGCGCCCGGCACGGCGTTCCTCGGCCGCCGCACCCCGCGGCACCGGCGCCGCCGCCTGCGCCGCCAGGCCCAGCTCCACCGCCGGCTCGCCTACGCGCCCCCGGCCGCCGTCCCGTTCCACTGGCTCTCGCTCGTCCCGCTCGCGATCCTGCGCGCCCTGCTGCAGCTGCTCCGCAAGCGGCCCACCGCCGCACCCGGCGAGATCGGCGCGGCCGTCCGCGTCGCCGTCGCGCCCGGCCGGATCCGCGCGAGCCGCCGCCGTCTGGCCGCCGCGCGCACGGCGCCGTGGTCGAGCATCGCGTCGCTCCGCCAGCCGCTCGCGGTCGGCCGCCGGCGGCGCTCGCTCGCCCGCGAGCAGTACCGCGTCGAGCACATGGGCGTCTCCGACGGCGTCGAGTTCCTCGCCACGGGCGGCGGCTGGACCGTGCTCGCGGCGCTCCTCGTGTCCGCGGTCATGTGGCTGCCGCGCCTCACCGGATCCGCGCTCACGGGCGGGCAGCTCCTGCCGCTCGGGCCGGGCGCGGGCGCGCTGTGGGCGCAGGTCGGCATCGGGGTGCGCGGGGACGGCGCCGGTCCCGTCGCGCCCTCCGACCCGTTCGCGTACGTGCTGGCCGTGCTGGGCAGCGTCACCGCGTGGGATCCGTCGCTGGCGGTCCTCGCCCTCTTCGTCGCCGCCCTGCCCCTCGCCGCCCTCGCCGCGTGGCTGTGCGCCGCCCAGCTGACCCGGAACGCCTGGCTCCGCGGGCTCGCCGCGCTCGCGTGGACCCTCGCTCCCACCTTCCTCGTGGCCCTCGGCGACGGGCGCCTGCCTGCCGTCCTCGCGCACCTGCTCCTGCCGTGGCTCGCGCTGGCGGTGCTGCGGGCCCCGCGCTCGTGGTCGGCCTCCGCCGTCGCGGGGATCCTCATGGCCGCCGTCGGGGCATCGGCCCCCTCGCTGGTGCCCGCCGTCCTCGTGCTCTGGCTCGTCGCCACGATCCGGGCCGGCCGCCGCGCGGGACGGCTCGTGACGATCCCCGTGCCGCTCCTCGCGCTGGTCGCGCCGCTCATCGCGTACCGCGTCATGCAGGGCCAGCCGCTCTCCCTGCTCGCCGACCCCGCCGTCCCCGCGGGCTTCACCCCCGCCGCCGTGCCGGGCCTCGCGCTCGGCTTCCCGACCTCGGGCCTCGGCGGCTGGACCGCCGTCGTCGACGGCCTCGGGCTGGGGCTGCCCGGGTGGGTGCCGCTGGTCGTCGTCGCCGTGCTGGTCGCGCCGCTCGTGCTCGGCGCCGTGGTCGCGCTCTTCCTGCGGGGGTCGCACCGCGCCGCGCTCGCGCTCGGCGTGACGGTGCTCGGCTTCGCGACCGCCGTGCTGGCCGCCCGCACCGCCGTGCAGTCGACGGGGGCCGACGTGGTGGCCGTGTGGCCCGGATCCGGCCTCAGCCTGCTCTGGCTCGGGCTCGCGGGGGCCCTCGTGCTGGGCTTCGCGACGCTCGGCCGCCGCTCGGTGGCGCCCGGCCTCGTGGCCGCGACCGCCCTCGTGGTCCTCGCGCTCCCGCTCGTCTCGGCGTCCGTCGCCGGATCCACGGCCGTGCGCGCCGCCGAGGAGAGCGCCCTGCCCGGCCTCGTCGTCGCGGAGGCGGCCACGGATCCCGCGGTCGGCACGCTCGTGCTCCGCGCGGGGGACGACGGGTCGCTCGCCGCCGACGTCGAGCGGGGCGCGGGCCGCACGCTGGAGCGGGTCTCCACGGTCGACACCGCCATCGGACCGCTCACCGACACGCAGACGCGGGTCGCCGAGCTCGCCGGCAACATCTCCTCCCGCTCCGGCCTCGACGCCACCGACGACCTCCGGGGCCTCGGCGTCAGCTACGTCCTCCTGGCGCCTCCCGCCGGTGCCGCCGACGCTGCCCTGCACGACCGCGCCCGGTCCGCCCTCGACGACGACCCGGTCTTCACGGCCGTCGGCCAGACCGAGGCCGGGCTGCTCTGGCGCTTCGTGGGCAGCGAGGACCTCCAGGCGCAGGTGGCGGGGCCCGGGAACCTGGACGACCCGGGCCGCGTCGGCGTGCTCGCGGCGCAGGCGCTCGTCTTCGCGCTCACGCTGCTGCTCGCGATCCCGACCGGCGGCCTCGCCGCGCGGAGCCGCCCGCTGCCCGCCTACCGCGAGGCCGTCGTCGGCCCGGACGCGCGGCCCGCGGACGCGGACGAGCCGCGGCCCGAGCACGACGACCGCGGCACGCCCGCCTACCCCGACGAGCCCACCGGGGGCTCCGTGGAGGAGGCCGCGTTCGGCGACATCCCGCAGGCGGGGGAGCGGCGCGCCGGGGACGGCGACGCCCCCGTCGCGGACGGGCCCGACGCCGACGCCGGCACCCACGACGACGACCGCAGGAGGACAGATGGCCAGGCGTGA